A single region of the bacterium genome encodes:
- a CDS encoding O-antigen ligase family protein, producing MRLVIRMLIYILLVVTPLILVRAIYYTAVNSKLFFSEFLLVIIIALWLNMVLWNKKVRFRISDLVGYINSPFSIPLLLFAGWIMFRNIFSPIPLLSWRESELFLLWIGLYFVCLDIFREKKTFYPIFWCLLGTGTVVALYGILQYFGYDPMPWSGRIAPKGKDIVISTFGNSNYVAEYLQPIAIVGLTWLFITATKSLSKAVAGIAVIILLTCIMISGAREAWVGLPLVALIGWMLLRNKSKGTPKLQSENQTPTRSKEEIQTPNTKLKNNITVSRIWIIILFIFLVVVVSGVILKASRHPEWLKLRIYSLSDVHQFQERFLIWQIGFNMIQTHPVWGLGAGGFRINFMEYLAQFMEKDENQIYVPTVNNWQGSNANQAHNDYLQFAVDFGLVGIALFFWFIATVIYFGVKSIRAEADSIRKLRITGLFLALIAIFIDAAVNFPFMLPGNGLFFWVLLALFSNSICIEMPNTMDKAPSSKQHVPNNISVLLIRILGSVIVVIFSIVLLSAIYRSVQASILLKIARKEVLLGQIQPALEKLEKSAKLDPFENETRFALGLVYQNLGQFDRAVYHYTQAFGYDYRKYVNLGETYFAIKNYPAAAIELEKAARIYPADPEPARLLGMLYSQYLPQPDKAIQYYEHYLRLVYQPEDALAIVEEIKRLKNSQTSERLERERLK from the coding sequence ATGCGTTTAGTGATTAGAATGTTGATTTATATATTACTGGTGGTAACTCCGCTGATATTAGTCCGGGCGATATATTATACAGCGGTGAATTCGAAACTGTTCTTTTCCGAATTTCTGCTCGTGATTATTATCGCGCTATGGCTCAACATGGTGCTATGGAATAAAAAAGTTAGATTTCGGATTTCGGATTTAGTTGGATATATCAACTCACCATTCAGTATACCGCTTTTGCTTTTTGCGGGCTGGATTATGTTCCGGAACATTTTCAGTCCGATTCCGCTATTATCTTGGAGAGAAAGCGAATTATTCTTGTTATGGATAGGTCTATATTTCGTCTGCCTAGACATTTTTCGGGAGAAAAAAACATTTTATCCTATTTTTTGGTGTCTGCTCGGAACCGGAACCGTGGTCGCACTCTATGGTATCCTCCAATATTTTGGCTATGACCCGATGCCATGGTCTGGTCGAATTGCTCCGAAAGGAAAAGATATCGTCATCTCAACCTTCGGGAACTCGAATTATGTTGCAGAATATCTTCAGCCGATAGCAATTGTTGGATTAACCTGGTTGTTCATTACTGCAACGAAGTCATTGAGCAAAGCAGTCGCTGGTATTGCAGTGATAATTTTATTAACTTGCATTATGATAAGCGGAGCGCGCGAAGCATGGGTCGGTCTTCCGCTCGTAGCGCTGATCGGTTGGATGCTGTTGCGCAACAAGAGCAAGGGTACCCCGAAGTTACAATCGGAGAACCAAACCCCAACAAGGAGCAAAGAAGAAATTCAAACTCCGAACACCAAACTCAAAAATAACATTACTGTTTCGCGAATATGGATAATTATTCTATTCATATTTCTTGTCGTTGTTGTGAGTGGGGTAATCCTTAAAGCATCACGACATCCAGAGTGGCTGAAACTGCGGATATATTCCTTATCCGATGTTCATCAGTTCCAGGAACGGTTCCTCATTTGGCAAATTGGATTTAACATGATTCAAACGCATCCGGTCTGGGGATTGGGTGCCGGCGGATTTAGAATCAATTTTATGGAATATTTAGCTCAATTCATGGAAAAGGATGAGAACCAGATTTATGTGCCGACGGTAAACAACTGGCAGGGAAGTAACGCAAATCAAGCGCATAATGATTATCTACAATTTGCCGTTGATTTCGGATTGGTTGGAATTGCGCTATTCTTCTGGTTCATTGCTACCGTTATCTATTTCGGCGTTAAGTCGATTCGAGCAGAAGCTGATTCGATTCGGAAACTGCGGATAACCGGATTATTTTTAGCGTTAATTGCAATATTCATTGATGCAGCGGTAAACTTTCCGTTTATGCTACCGGGAAATGGGCTATTTTTCTGGGTTCTACTCGCGTTGTTTAGTAACAGCATTTGTATTGAGATGCCGAATACCATGGATAAGGCACCAAGTAGCAAACAACATGTACCAAACAATATATCTGTTCTGCTCATTCGGATACTTGGGAGCGTAATAGTGGTCATTTTCAGTATCGTGTTACTGAGTGCAATTTATCGGTCGGTGCAAGCGAGTATTCTATTAAAAATAGCACGGAAAGAGGTTCTGCTCGGACAGATACAACCGGCATTAGAAAAACTGGAGAAATCCGCAAAATTAGACCCGTTTGAAAATGAAACCCGGTTCGCGCTCGGTTTGGTTTATCAGAACCTCGGTCAGTTCGACCGTGCAGTGTATCATTATACGCAAGCGTTTGGATATGATTATCGGAAATATGTTAATTTAGGAGAAACATATTTCGCGATCAAAAATTATCCCGCAGCAGCCATTGAACTGGAAAAAGCAGCGAGAATATATCCAGCTGACCCGGAACCAGCGCGTTTACTCGGGATGCTCTATAGCCAATACCTACCTCAACCAGATAAAGCGATTCAGTACTATGAACATTATTTACGGTTAGTTTATCAACCGGAAGATGCGCTTGCAATAGTTGAAGAGATTAAAAGATTGAAGAATAGCCAAACAAGTGAACGACTTGAACGAGAAAGACTAAAGTAA
- a CDS encoding sigma-54 dependent transcriptional regulator, with protein MNQILIADADSEFRGNMARVLINEGYSVVEAASAEQAIAEGQRLHFDIILVDLDIPQAGGLQVMKSVQDTDPSVAIILIAGSSGREETARMMVNGAADYLKKPFSPRELLGKINSVLKRRTEARELAFLRHDRRVVYSFNDIIGQSKQMIAVVESLKKVAKTDATILLLGETGTGKEMLAGAVHYNSNRNTRPFIKVNCAALPETLLESELFGHEKGAFTGAHKQRIGRFEQAHLGTLFLDEIGDMSLFTQAKILRVLQEQEFERVGGTKTIKVDVRLIAATNQDLAAAIESNKFRQDLYYRLNVFSVTIPPLRERKEDILLLAHYFLKKYARQYGKSISGFTPEAESLLRNYYWPGNVRELENTVERAVLLVENNLIPADALSFLKGTSAEAGKSIYQFRLPPEGISLKDVEKQLILQALEMTQWVQKDAAKLLGLSRRAMNYRIEQYNITHPRWAKNK; from the coding sequence ATGAACCAAATTCTCATTGCTGACGCAGATTCCGAGTTTCGCGGGAATATGGCTCGGGTATTAATCAATGAAGGGTATTCTGTAGTAGAAGCGGCATCCGCAGAACAAGCGATTGCTGAAGGACAACGGTTACATTTCGATATCATCCTGGTTGACCTTGATATCCCGCAGGCGGGTGGATTGCAGGTGATGAAATCCGTGCAGGATACTGACCCGAGTGTAGCAATAATTTTAATAGCAGGTTCGTCCGGTCGGGAAGAGACTGCACGTATGATGGTCAATGGTGCCGCTGATTATTTAAAAAAGCCGTTTAGTCCACGCGAATTACTTGGCAAAATTAATTCGGTTCTGAAACGGAGAACCGAAGCGAGAGAATTAGCGTTTCTCCGTCACGATCGGCGGGTTGTATATAGTTTTAATGATATCATCGGGCAAAGTAAACAGATGATTGCGGTAGTTGAATCGCTCAAAAAAGTAGCGAAAACCGATGCTACCATTCTCTTGCTTGGCGAAACCGGAACCGGAAAAGAAATGCTAGCGGGTGCAGTGCATTATAATAGCAATCGAAATACTCGCCCGTTTATTAAAGTTAACTGCGCTGCGTTGCCGGAAACCCTGCTTGAAAGTGAACTGTTCGGTCATGAAAAAGGTGCGTTTACCGGCGCTCATAAACAGCGGATTGGCCGGTTCGAACAAGCGCATCTCGGCACGTTATTTTTAGATGAAATCGGGGATATGAGTTTATTTACACAAGCGAAAATTCTGCGGGTTCTGCAGGAGCAGGAATTCGAACGGGTCGGCGGAACGAAAACGATTAAGGTTGATGTACGGTTAATTGCAGCGACTAATCAGGATTTAGCGGCCGCAATTGAATCGAATAAGTTCCGGCAGGATTTATACTATCGGTTGAATGTATTCAGTGTAACCATTCCGCCGTTACGTGAACGAAAGGAAGATATACTATTACTAGCGCATTATTTTCTAAAAAAATATGCACGCCAGTATGGCAAATCTATTTCCGGATTCACGCCGGAAGCCGAAAGTTTACTCCGCAACTATTATTGGCCTGGTAACGTTCGTGAGCTCGAGAATACCGTCGAACGCGCGGTGTTACTCGTTGAAAACAACCTAATTCCGGCAGATGCACTTTCGTTTCTGAAAGGAACCTCTGCGGAAGCGGGAAAATCAATCTATCAGTTCCGGTTACCGCCGGAAGGAATTTCGTTAAAAGACGTCGAAAAACAGCTGATTCTCCAAGCGCTTGAGATGACGCAATGGGTACAGAAAGATGCAGCGAAATTGCTCGGATTATCACGCCGTGCAATGAATTATCGGATTGAACAATACAACATCACCCATCCGCGCTGGGCAAAGAATAAATAG
- a CDS encoding sugar phosphate nucleotidyltransferase, with amino-acid sequence MNNVNQAIIMAAGKSTRTYPLTLTKPKPLLPIANKPILEHTLNQFVGLVEEVIIIVGYRKEMIQNYFGSSYQGMKLRYVEQKEQLGTGHAAMQGAPFIHDRFILTNGDDLFSRKDIERCLQYPYATLGKEVANPEKYGIFEVDNGKLIKVVEKSNNPPSKIANIGFYVLDRKIFELLKKIKLTDRGEYEVTDALNLLAESETVVCELVQDYWLPIGYPWELLNANEYLLANIKTDIKGTIEERVTIKGELVVGEGTIIKNGTYLEGPIMIGKNCTIGPNSFIRGLTAIGDNCRVGQSVEIKNSIIMRNTFISHLSYIGDSVLGEYVNIAAGTVTANHRHDDLTVKSVVKSKLIDTGRKKLGAIIGDRVNTGIHTAIYPGRKIWPYQMTLPGQVVKQDIASPMLMNER; translated from the coding sequence ATGAACAACGTTAACCAAGCGATTATTATGGCAGCAGGTAAATCTACCCGCACCTATCCATTAACACTGACCAAACCAAAACCGCTATTACCTATTGCAAATAAACCAATCCTTGAACATACCTTGAATCAGTTTGTTGGTTTAGTTGAAGAAGTGATTATTATTGTCGGATATCGGAAAGAAATGATTCAAAATTATTTCGGTAGTTCCTATCAAGGGATGAAACTGCGATATGTTGAACAGAAAGAACAACTCGGGACGGGTCATGCGGCGATGCAGGGAGCTCCGTTTATCCACGATCGGTTTATTTTAACCAACGGTGACGATTTATTTTCTCGAAAAGATATCGAACGCTGTTTACAATATCCCTATGCAACATTAGGAAAAGAAGTAGCAAATCCTGAGAAATATGGGATTTTCGAGGTTGATAACGGTAAATTAATTAAAGTTGTTGAAAAATCAAATAATCCGCCGTCGAAAATCGCTAATATCGGATTTTACGTTCTCGACCGGAAAATATTTGAGTTATTAAAAAAAATTAAGTTAACCGACCGGGGCGAATACGAGGTTACCGATGCGCTGAATCTTCTCGCTGAGTCAGAAACTGTAGTTTGCGAGTTAGTTCAGGATTATTGGCTACCTATAGGATACCCTTGGGAACTATTGAATGCGAACGAATATCTCTTAGCTAATATTAAGACTGACATCAAAGGTACTATTGAAGAACGAGTTACGATAAAAGGTGAACTTGTCGTCGGTGAAGGAACGATAATTAAGAACGGCACCTATCTAGAAGGACCAATTATGATTGGGAAAAATTGCACGATTGGTCCGAACTCGTTTATTCGCGGATTAACCGCAATAGGCGATAATTGTCGGGTAGGACAATCCGTTGAAATCAAGAATTCGATTATTATGCGAAACACGTTTATCAGTCATTTAAGTTATATTGGCGATTCGGTGTTAGGTGAATATGTAAACATTGCTGCCGGAACGGTTACCGCTAATCATCGGCATGATGATTTAACCGTTAAGTCGGTAGTAAAAAGTAAACTAATTGATACTGGCAGAAAAAAACTCGGTGCGATTATCGGCGATAGGGTTAATACCGGAATTCATACTGCGATTTATCCGGGTCGGAAAATCTGGCCGTATCAGATGACGTTACCTGGTCAAGTGGTCAAACAAGATATTGCTTCGCCGATGTTGATGAATGAAAGGTAA
- a CDS encoding molybdopterin-dependent oxidoreductase, which produces MQDQDTKIPITLVVNNTEVKLDILPNTSLLDILRNELGLTGAKKGCGIGLCGTCTVIMDGKAVRACVVSAEQANGKEVVTIEGLGTEEKLDPIQEALIRHHAVQCGYCTPGMIMTIKSFLAENPSPTSEQIKQALSGNLCRCTGYKQIIDAVIDVVSNTKYRVNIDRSSYILGESVPRVDIVDKVTGKTKYTADITLDKMLYAKVYRSPHSSARIVKIDSAAAKKINGVIAVITAADIPGSKFYGKAVQDQPVLAVDRVRYFGEPIALVIAESEPIAESALQKISVEYDPLPAVYHPLDAMKPDAPKIHTEQIYQSLAPHSDAVNTRNILYHFPIRKGNIEAGFAQADTIIERTYTTPWFEHACLETESAIACYDEQGKLTVTAPSHNVYFDRREIARVLGIDKEQIRMIKSPMGASFGKREDIYGQILVALATYYTNRPVKLVFTREETFTVTTKRHPMQMRYKTGVTNDGKITAVEVEIIADTGAYASWAPNILRKAAVHAAGPYSIPNIVVDAYAVYTNNVPAGAMRGFGATQVAFAYESQMDEVAKVIGFDPVEFRRRNLLRNGDTTATGQVLRSAIDPGATLDAVVQQYAIHNRKDARPHHSSKKYGIGLATIFYGIGYGYGIPDIGTAIIELTTDGSAVISTSAIDYGQGLATIFCQIAAAVLGLTLDKVRIITGDTELTPDSGSTVATRQTYVTGNAVKSAAEKLRGEITSFVAEKYRISQDAVTLIENSIQLEPRGKIPLSEIIQQMRAAGRPTKKQARFKPVTQRLDPITGQGEAYYPYTFGTQLAEVEVDIETGEVKVLTLLAAHNVGKAIHPGNVLGQLYGGIAMGLGMALTEEFVISEGIPKTVNFQHYRIPKSTDIPEIIPIILEAPEPTGPFGAIGIGEPAMIPTAPAILNAIANALGKRIYELPASKNKIISILKEE; this is translated from the coding sequence ATGCAGGACCAAGATACCAAAATACCGATTACATTGGTAGTGAATAATACCGAGGTGAAATTAGACATTCTACCCAACACCTCGTTGTTAGATATCTTGCGGAATGAACTGGGGTTAACCGGTGCCAAAAAGGGTTGCGGGATTGGACTCTGTGGCACCTGCACCGTGATTATGGATGGGAAAGCAGTTCGTGCCTGTGTTGTTTCCGCAGAACAAGCGAATGGAAAAGAAGTTGTTACTATTGAAGGATTAGGAACCGAAGAGAAATTAGACCCGATTCAGGAAGCGTTGATACGTCATCATGCAGTACAATGTGGATACTGCACGCCGGGAATGATTATGACCATTAAATCGTTTCTAGCAGAAAATCCATCTCCTACCTCGGAACAAATCAAACAGGCATTATCCGGAAATCTTTGCCGGTGCACTGGCTATAAACAAATTATTGATGCAGTTATTGACGTGGTATCAAATACCAAGTACCGAGTAAATATTGACCGTTCGAGTTATATACTCGGGGAATCAGTACCACGCGTGGATATTGTAGATAAAGTTACCGGAAAGACGAAATATACTGCGGATATTACCCTAGACAAAATGCTATATGCGAAGGTATATCGCAGTCCGCATAGTTCTGCCCGGATAGTTAAAATCGATAGCGCTGCAGCGAAAAAAATCAATGGCGTCATTGCGGTTATAACCGCAGCGGATATTCCAGGCAGTAAATTCTATGGGAAAGCGGTGCAAGACCAACCGGTGTTAGCGGTTGATAGGGTTCGATATTTCGGTGAACCGATAGCGTTGGTTATTGCTGAATCAGAACCAATCGCCGAGTCAGCTTTGCAAAAAATATCGGTTGAATACGACCCGTTACCTGCAGTATATCATCCGCTTGATGCTATGAAACCGGATGCTCCCAAGATCCATACTGAACAAATCTATCAATCACTTGCTCCACATTCCGATGCAGTAAATACCCGGAATATCCTATATCATTTCCCGATTCGAAAAGGGAATATAGAAGCTGGATTCGCACAAGCGGATACGATTATCGAACGAACCTATACTACCCCGTGGTTCGAACATGCTTGTTTAGAAACGGAATCCGCAATTGCATGTTACGACGAACAAGGCAAACTGACGGTGACTGCGCCGTCGCATAATGTTTATTTCGACCGGCGAGAAATCGCTCGGGTGCTTGGTATAGATAAAGAGCAGATTCGGATGATTAAATCGCCGATGGGAGCGAGTTTCGGTAAACGGGAAGATATCTACGGTCAAATTTTAGTCGCGTTAGCAACGTATTATACGAACCGTCCGGTTAAACTGGTGTTTACTCGGGAAGAAACGTTTACGGTGACTACCAAACGGCATCCGATGCAAATGCGATATAAAACCGGCGTAACGAACGATGGGAAAATTACCGCAGTAGAAGTTGAAATTATCGCAGATACCGGCGCATACGCTTCTTGGGCACCAAATATTCTTCGAAAAGCGGCGGTACATGCTGCGGGTCCCTATTCGATACCGAATATTGTAGTTGACGCTTATGCGGTATATACGAACAATGTTCCGGCTGGCGCAATGCGCGGATTCGGCGCAACACAAGTTGCGTTCGCCTATGAATCACAAATGGATGAGGTCGCAAAAGTTATCGGGTTCGACCCAGTCGAATTCCGACGGCGAAACTTGCTCCGTAACGGAGATACTACTGCGACCGGGCAGGTGCTACGCTCTGCAATTGACCCTGGTGCAACATTAGATGCGGTGGTACAACAATATGCTATCCATAATAGAAAAGATGCGAGACCGCACCATAGCAGTAAAAAATATGGAATCGGGTTGGCTACTATATTTTACGGTATTGGTTATGGTTATGGGATACCGGATATAGGCACTGCAATTATTGAATTAACCACCGACGGAAGCGCAGTAATCTCAACCAGTGCGATAGATTACGGTCAGGGTTTAGCGACCATTTTCTGTCAGATAGCCGCAGCGGTGTTAGGATTAACACTTGATAAAGTTCGAATTATTACTGGCGATACCGAACTGACCCCGGATAGTGGTTCAACCGTAGCCACCCGACAGACATATGTCACCGGGAATGCAGTTAAATCTGCGGCTGAGAAATTACGAGGTGAAATTACATCGTTCGTTGCCGAAAAATACCGGATTTCTCAAGACGCAGTTACCTTGATTGAAAATAGTATTCAGTTAGAACCTCGGGGTAAGATTCCGCTGTCTGAGATTATTCAGCAGATGCGAGCTGCGGGTAGACCGACAAAAAAACAAGCGCGGTTTAAACCGGTGACACAACGGTTAGACCCTATTACCGGTCAAGGAGAGGCTTACTATCCCTATACCTTTGGAACACAGCTCGCTGAAGTTGAAGTTGATATCGAAACCGGGGAGGTGAAGGTATTAACGCTTCTTGCGGCGCATAATGTCGGAAAAGCGATTCACCCGGGCAACGTTCTCGGTCAGCTATACGGTGGAATAGCTATGGGACTCGGAATGGCACTAACCGAAGAGTTCGTCATTTCCGAGGGGATTCCCAAGACGGTGAATTTTCAGCATTATCGCATACCGAAATCAACTGATATTCCGGAGATAATTCCGATTATTTTAGAAGCGCCGGAACCAACCGGTCCGTTTGGCGCTATAGGCATTGGGGAACCCGCAATGATACCAACTGCGCCGGCGATACTTAATGCGATAGCTAATGCTCTTGGGAAAAGAATCTATGAATTACCTGCGAGTAAAAATAAAATCATTTCGATACTGAAAGAAGAATAA
- the ssnA gene encoding putative aminohydrolase SsnA: MFLLTNGLLLTFDSRNRVIDNGAIAIDGSLIKDIGATAAIKRKYPTAKGYDVNGALVLPGMINVHTHLYSAFACGMPVSGSPTNFVQILKRIWWKLDCALTEEDIYYSALVTGIEAIKSGTTTIFDHHSSPRAVPNSLEHIARALLQLGLRANLCYEVSDRDGNRIAQQGLQENLRWITNNCSVQHNPLLSASFGLHASFTLSESTLRQAAELGNSLNSGFHIHLAEDTVDQVITKKKYRKSVVHRLADLGILGKKTIAAHGIYLSASEIDILKQTDTIIVHNPGSNMNNAVGVAPVIEMLKRNILVGLGTDGLGNDMITELRLAGLLHKLAQHDPRVFSPELALKLAIENNRKITARFFAVPVGMLTPDAAADIIVIKQYPAINLSAKNIGSYVVYGMRPVPIDTVYIAGKKVLEHGKICGIDEQKVYQQARERAKRVWSRLLQ, encoded by the coding sequence ATGTTTCTTTTAACCAATGGTTTACTATTAACCTTCGATAGCCGCAACCGAGTCATTGATAATGGCGCAATCGCAATTGATGGCTCTTTGATTAAAGATATAGGTGCTACTGCCGCAATCAAAAGAAAATATCCAACCGCAAAAGGTTATGATGTCAACGGTGCGCTCGTTCTTCCGGGAATGATTAACGTCCATACCCATTTGTATAGCGCTTTTGCTTGCGGGATGCCAGTCTCGGGGTCACCGACAAACTTCGTACAAATCCTGAAACGAATTTGGTGGAAATTAGACTGCGCGTTAACCGAAGAAGATATTTATTATAGTGCTTTGGTTACTGGCATTGAAGCGATTAAATCTGGTACGACTACGATTTTCGACCATCATTCAAGCCCTCGAGCGGTTCCCAATAGTTTGGAGCATATCGCGCGTGCTCTCCTGCAGCTCGGGTTACGCGCTAATTTATGTTACGAAGTATCCGACCGTGACGGAAACAGGATTGCGCAACAAGGGTTGCAAGAAAATTTACGATGGATTACCAACAATTGTAGCGTTCAACACAATCCTTTACTGTCAGCATCGTTTGGACTTCACGCGTCGTTTACCTTATCGGAATCGACGTTACGGCAAGCTGCAGAGCTCGGTAATAGTCTTAATTCTGGATTTCATATCCATCTTGCTGAAGATACGGTTGACCAAGTGATAACTAAAAAGAAATATCGGAAATCGGTAGTTCATCGACTAGCGGATTTAGGAATTTTAGGTAAGAAAACGATTGCCGCCCATGGAATCTATCTTTCCGCTTCTGAAATAGATATTTTAAAGCAAACTGATACCATTATAGTCCATAATCCGGGGTCAAATATGAATAATGCAGTTGGAGTAGCGCCGGTTATTGAAATGCTCAAAAGAAATATCCTGGTTGGACTTGGTACTGACGGATTAGGTAATGATATGATTACAGAACTGCGACTCGCTGGTTTACTCCATAAATTAGCGCAGCATGACCCACGCGTTTTTTCTCCTGAGCTGGCGTTAAAACTCGCTATCGAAAATAATCGAAAGATTACCGCCCGGTTTTTTGCAGTTCCCGTGGGTATGCTAACACCGGATGCTGCTGCTGATATTATCGTGATTAAACAATATCCTGCAATAAATCTTTCGGCTAAAAATATTGGTTCTTATGTGGTGTATGGTATGCGTCCTGTTCCGATAGATACAGTTTATATCGCCGGTAAAAAAGTGCTTGAACATGGCAAAATTTGCGGGATAGATGAACAAAAAGTTTATCAGCAAGCGCGGGAACGAGCGAAACGGGTATGGAGCCGACTGTTGCAGTAG
- a CDS encoding tetratricopeptide repeat protein, producing MHRNPIIVYLGSFGLLLFLLAGSISAKSPAPAIDYYAEEKAKQAYLLASALYAQQLYQEAIAEAVKLLALYPNTAKVPDTLYLIGTIHADTSNPKNNPLLAIKTWEELLARYPEYSQAPTVLMKIAETYESVFNWDKAAQTYARIIQLYPKSEFADDALFWAGCAEYTLARFDKAKQHWTTIVDKYSSGTEVTLKLNSEFLDDAYMMIAEVSLIQQDTTAAVTAYEKVVSLHPASPYLPVALFQLGKIYQETYYQPTYASSYYQRLLEYTSDPTWQRLAKLKLDQCQKKYSEPDAHSLKF from the coding sequence ATGCATCGTAACCCGATTATCGTATATCTCGGTTCATTTGGATTACTGCTTTTTTTACTTGCAGGAAGTATCTCGGCTAAATCTCCTGCACCGGCAATAGACTATTATGCTGAAGAAAAAGCAAAACAAGCGTATCTGCTCGCTTCAGCGTTATATGCTCAGCAGTTATATCAGGAAGCAATCGCTGAAGCGGTAAAGTTACTTGCATTATATCCCAACACGGCGAAAGTTCCGGATACGCTATATTTAATTGGAACCATTCATGCAGATACTTCAAATCCAAAGAATAATCCGCTATTAGCGATTAAAACCTGGGAGGAGTTACTCGCTCGATATCCGGAATATTCTCAAGCACCAACAGTATTAATGAAGATTGCTGAAACATACGAATCGGTTTTTAATTGGGATAAAGCAGCGCAAACCTATGCTCGGATTATACAACTATACCCGAAAAGTGAATTCGCTGATGATGCATTATTTTGGGCAGGTTGCGCCGAATATACGTTAGCGCGTTTCGATAAAGCGAAACAACATTGGACAACAATAGTTGATAAATATTCTTCAGGCACCGAGGTTACGCTGAAATTAAATAGTGAATTCCTTGATGATGCATATATGATGATTGCTGAGGTATCGCTTATCCAACAAGACACCACCGCTGCGGTTACTGCGTACGAAAAAGTGGTATCACTGCATCCTGCAAGTCCATATTTGCCCGTAGCGTTATTTCAGTTAGGGAAGATTTATCAGGAAACCTACTATCAGCCTACCTACGCTAGTTCGTATTATCAACGGTTACTGGAATATACATCTGACCCGACCTGGCAACGACTCGCGAAACTCAAACTTGACCAATGTCAAAAAAAATATTCTGAGCCCGATGCTCATAGTCTAAAGTTCTAA
- a CDS encoding tetratricopeptide repeat protein, protein MFHNQQYAAAETEYLQLLSIDSQYTQADIVRYRLGWCAYYLGKYELAVMQFSQLITSFPKSPLVKSARESRQFIYEIADFVPTIDSDPAIIPFNLARKFQNEENDADAISFYERVVQNYPKSPYASYAAYHIARLHLANYKKLTTAYRNKKTEYQQVLHSKVNPQVIVQRFAEFALQEELMYQQLLQTEQAYARVTAQFPDSFQRQLAHLDLIELYLEIGDKIKATAECETLIELTNEFPNSLLGYHARTKLKLLK, encoded by the coding sequence TTGTTTCACAATCAGCAGTATGCTGCTGCAGAAACTGAATACCTACAGTTATTATCCATTGATTCGCAATATACGCAAGCTGATATCGTTCGATACCGACTGGGCTGGTGTGCATATTATCTAGGAAAATATGAACTAGCCGTAATGCAGTTCTCTCAGCTCATTACCTCATTTCCTAAAAGTCCGCTGGTTAAATCTGCTCGTGAATCTCGGCAATTTATTTACGAAATCGCTGATTTTGTTCCTACCATAGATTCTGATCCAGCTATAATTCCATTTAATTTAGCGAGAAAATTCCAGAACGAAGAGAATGATGCGGATGCAATTAGTTTTTACGAACGAGTCGTCCAAAATTATCCAAAATCACCGTATGCTAGTTATGCCGCATATCATATTGCTCGGCTTCACCTAGCTAATTATAAAAAACTTACCACAGCGTATCGGAATAAAAAAACTGAATATCAGCAAGTGTTACATAGCAAAGTTAATCCTCAGGTAATCGTTCAACGGTTTGCTGAGTTCGCATTACAAGAAGAATTGATGTACCAACAATTATTGCAAACCGAACAAGCGTATGCCCGAGTAACCGCACAGTTTCCAGATAGTTTTCAGCGGCAGTTAGCGCATCTTGATTTAATAGAACTATATCTCGAAATTGGGGACAAGATAAAAGCAACCGCTGAATGTGAAACACTTATTGAGTTAACCAATGAATTTCCTAATAGTTTGCTCGGATATCACGCTCGAACAAAACTTAAATTATTGAAATGA